One genomic region from Camelus bactrianus isolate YW-2024 breed Bactrian camel chromosome 3, ASM4877302v1, whole genome shotgun sequence encodes:
- the LOC105077849 gene encoding LOW QUALITY PROTEIN: V-type proton ATPase subunit S1-like protein (The sequence of the model RefSeq protein was modified relative to this genomic sequence to represent the inferred CDS: inserted 2 bases in 1 codon), which yields MIKLCLWERNLRELVVQFIKAKETRLKPLGLSLKFGDTENPKGLDIRLTLTNCSKLSSQSWFSLHRVEIIFNNSVQATFNATGIYAPSSYSYHCQSVSSLQWYDVLLLPSDTNDMSSLWEVTFVDFQIQGFTIKGGQFARARDCXSSFSPAILIGLAMCLVLLLVFAYALHVLVYLQYLDWHHDFITSTAHFPQMKARDAAEEKELLRSQGAKCYELRSQQICKVYV from the exons aTGATAAAACTTTGT CTCTGGGAGAGAAACTTAAGAGAACTAGTGGTTCAGTTCATAAAGGCCAAGGAAACTCGCCT CAAGCCTTTAGGGTTGTCTCTCAAGTTTGGTGATACTGAAAATCCCAAAGGTCTTGATATAAGACTCACCCTTACCAATTGCAGCAAGTTGTCCAGCCAGAGTTGGTTTAGTTTACACCGAGTTGAGATCATTTTCAATAATTCAGTTCAAGCAACTTTTAATGCAACTGGCATATATGCTCCATCAAGTTACTCCTACCACTGCCAAAGTGTCAGCAGCCTGCAGTGGTACGATGTCCTTTTGTTGCCCAGTGACACCAATGATATGTCAAGCCTGTGGGAGGTCACTTTTGTTGATTTCCAAATCCAAGGCTTTACCATCAAGGGGGGACAATTTGCCAGGGCTCGAGACTG CTCTTCCTTCTCGCCAGCCATTCTGATCGGCCTGGCAATGTGTCTGGTCCTGCTGCTGGTGTTTGCTTACGCTCTGCATGTGCTTGTCTACCTGCAGTATCTGGACTGGCACCATGATTTCATCACCTCTACAGCCCACTTCCCCCAGATGAAAGCTCGAGATGCAGCAGAGGAGAAGGAGCTGCTCAGGAGCCAGGGAGCCAAATGCTATGAACTGAGAAGCCAACAGATCTGCAAGGTTTATGTTTAA